A single genomic interval of Phocoena sinus isolate mPhoSin1 chromosome 15, mPhoSin1.pri, whole genome shotgun sequence harbors:
- the NUDT1 gene encoding 7,8-dihydro-8-oxoguanine triphosphatase produces the protein MCASRLYTLVLVLQPQRVLLGMKKRGFGAGRWNGFGGKVQEGETIEDGAKRELQEESGLTVDALQKVGQIVFEFVGDPELMDVHIFCTDSVHGTPVESEEMRPQWFQLDQIPFADMWPDDSYWFPLLLQKKKFHGYFKFQSHDTILDYELREVDTV, from the exons ATGTGTGCCTCGAGGCTCTACACCTTGGTACTCGTGCTGCAGCCTCAGCGAGTCCTCCTGGGCATGAAGAAACGAGGCTTCGGGGCCGGCCGGTGGAACGGGTTCGGAGGCAAAGTTCAAGAAGGAGAGACCATCGAGGATGGAGCCAAGAG GGAGCTGCAGGAGGAGAGCGGTCTGACGGTGGACGCGCTGCAGAAGGTGGGCCAGATCGTGTTTGAGTTCGTGGGCGACCCCGAGCTGATGGACGTGCACATCTTCTGCACAGACAGTGTCCACGGGACACCAGTGGAGAGCGAAG AAATGCGCCCCCAGTGGTTCCAACTGGACCAGATCCCCTTCGCTGACATGTGGCCCGATGACAGCTACTGGTTTCCCCTCCTGCTTCAGAAGAAGAAGTTCCACGGCTACTTCAAGTTCCAGAGTCACGACACCATCCTGGACTACGAGCTTCGCGAGGTGGACACAGTCTAG